One Glycine max cultivar Williams 82 chromosome 6, Glycine_max_v4.0, whole genome shotgun sequence DNA segment encodes these proteins:
- the LOC100808289 gene encoding protein MKS1 has product MNPPEIPFGGAPLPKKELQLQGPRPPPLKVSKESHKIKKPPPHPAHHHHNYPHAPPDQNLQQQREPVIIYSVSPKVIHVTPGDFMDVVQRLTGASIGEEPPSGRGDVSPAARLASIEKTSPSERERERVLHNIDDNIAWMLGEGVEVGQFPGILTPEPGTLPPIPAEVFSPVREAQTAASYWNDFSPSYWSASSFLASPSGFLSVTVASPQPSPNLFSLFDL; this is encoded by the coding sequence ATGAATCCGCCGGAGATTCCCTTCGGCGGAGCCCCGCTGCCGAAGAAAGAGCTTCAACTCCAGGGTCCGCGGCCGCCGCCTCTCAAAGTCAGCAAAGAATCTCACAAGATCAAGAAGCCGCCGCCGCACCCGGCGCACCACCACCACAACTACCCCCACGCGCCGCCGGACCAGAACCTACAACAACAGCGGGAACCAGTGATAATCTACTCCGTCTCCCCGAAAGTCATCCACGTCACCCCCGGCGACTTCATGGACGTGGTCCAGCGCCTCACCGGAGCTTCCATCGGCGAAGAACCGCCGTCGGGACGCGGCGACGTGTCTCCGGCGGCGAGGCTGGCCTCGATTGAGAAGACGAGTCCTtcggagagagaaagagaaagggttTTGCACAACATAGACGACAACATCGCGTGGATGTTGGGGGAGGGAGTGGAAGTAGGTCAATTTCCGGGGATACTGACGCCGGAGCCGGGAACCTTGCCGCCGATTCCGGCGGAGGTATTTTCGCCGGTGAGAGAGGCGCAAACGGCGGCGTCGTATTGGAACGACTTTTCACCGTCGTATTGGTCGGCGAGCAGCTTCTTGGCGAGTCCGTCGGGGTTTCTTTCCGTCACCGTGGCGTCCCCGCAGCCGTCGCCGAACCTGTTCAGCCTCTTCGACttgtaa
- the LOC100808815 gene encoding probable Histone-lysine N-methyltransferase ATXR5, translating into MTPATTNSSPSAQRHVGFSRRTQAPRQLDGDSPPVKKYRMLSEIMARAPYAVVERETYSDLLCDQCGSGELPEELLLCDKCDKGFHMKCVRPIVVRIPIGSWLCPNCQGGKRVRPFSQKKIIDFFGIRRSSDDANDKRSSQDAKKRKKCSRPLVLHKKKRRLLPFVPTKDLNRRLKQMGSLASALTALNMEFSDHLTYLPGMAPRCANQALLENGGMQTLSKEDMETLEQCIALSKRGEFPPFMVVYDSREGYTVEADDLIKDMTIIAEYTGDVDYLDTRERDDCDSMMTLLLGAESSQSLVICADKRGNIARFISGINNHTQEGRKKQNCKCVRYNVNGECRVFLVAIRDISKGERLYYDYNGHEYQYPTHHFV; encoded by the exons ATGACTCCAGCCACCACCAATTCCTCGCCCTCGGCTCAGCGCCACGTCGGCTTCAGTCGGCGCACGCAGGCGCCGCGCCAGCTGGACGGCGACTCGCCGCCAGTGAAGAAGTACCGGATGCTGTCAGAGATAATGGCGCGCGCGCCGTACGCGGTGGTGGAGAGAGAAACTTACAGCGACCTCTTGTGCGACCAATGCGGCTCCGGCGAGCTGCCGGAGGAGCTGCTTCTCTGCGACAAATGCGATAAAGGCTTTCACATGAAATGCGTGAGGCCTATCGTCGTGAGGATTCCGATTGGATCGTGGCTTTGCCCTAACTGTCAAGGAGGGAAGAGAGTGCGGC CTTTCTCTCAGAAGAAGATAATCGATTTCTTCGGGATTCGGAGGAGTTCTGATGATGCTAATGATAAGCGTTCCTCTCAGG ATGCTAAAAAGCGTAAGAAATGTTCACGACCTCTGGTATTACATAAGAAAAAGAGGAGATTGTTACCATTTGTTCCTACAAAAGATCTTAACCGGAGATTGAAACAGATGGGTTCTCTTGCTTCTGCTTTAACAGCCTTAAATATGGAATTCAGTGATCACCTCACATACTTGCCTGGAATGGCTCCTAGATGTGCAAATCAAGCCTTACTTGAAAATGGCGGCATGCAG ACTCTTTCCAAGGAAGACATGGAGACCTTAGAACAATGCATTGCTTTGTCTAAAAGAGGCGAATTCCCTCCCTTTATGGTTGTTTATGATTCACGTGAAGG CTATACTGTTGAGGCTGATGACCTAATCAAGGATATGACGATTATTGCTGAATACACTGGTGATGTGGATTACCTTGACACACGGGAACGTGATGACTGTGACAGTATGATGACCCTTCTTCTTGGAGCAGAAAGTTCTCAAAGTCTTGTTATTTGTGCTGATAAACGAGGAAACATTGCTCGCTTTATCAGTGGCATAAATAATCACACACA GGAAGGTAGGAAGAAGCAGAATTGTAAGTGTGTGAGATACAATGTTAATGGTGAATGCAGGGTCTTTTTGGTTGCCATTCGTGATATTTCCAAGGGAGAGAGGCTATATTATGATTATAATGGTCATGAGTATCAATACCCGACTCATCATTTTGTCTGA
- the LOC100305861 gene encoding putative 50S ribosomal protein L17 isoform X1, translating into MTKFRKLGRPTGHRMSMLRTMVSQLVKHERIETTVAKVPIKKRRRLRLCEFQIAHNVFVIWSQAKEIRRLADNMVQLGKEGSQHAARQAASFVRGDDVIHKLFTELAYRYKDRAGGYTRLLRTRIRVGDAAPMAYIEFIDRENELRQAKAPTPQPPQRAPLDPWTRSRLSRQFAPPKEDKSGSDL; encoded by the exons ATGACTAAGTTCAGGAAATTGGGTCGACCCACCGGTCACCGAATGTCCATGCTCCG AACCATGGTCTCGCAGTTGGTGAAGCACGAGCGCATCGAAACTACTGTTGCCAAGGTACCAATCAAAAAGCGACGTCGTTTGCGACTCTGTGAATTTCAGATTGCACATAACGTGTTTGTAATTTGGTCGCAGGCGAAAGAGATCAGAAGACTCGCGGATAATATGGTGCAGCTTGGAAAGGAG ggaTCCCAACATGCTGCAAGACAAGCTGCTAGTTTTGTGCGAGGAGATGATGTCATTCACAAGTTGTTTACAGAACTAGCTTATCGGTACAA GGATAGAGCTGGGGGATACACCAGATTGCTTCGGACCCGTATTCGAGTGGGTGATGCTGCACCGATGGCCTATATCGA GTTTATTGACAGAGAAAATGAGCTTAGGCAGGCAAAGGCACCGACTCCTCAGCCACCACAGAGAGCACCCCTTGATCCCTGGACACGTTCTCGTCTCAGCAGGCAATTTGCTCCTCCTAAAGAGGATAAATCTGGATCTGATTTGTGA
- the LOC100305861 gene encoding putative 50S ribosomal protein L17, which translates to MTKFRKLGRPTGHRMSMLRTMVSQLVKHERIETTVAKAKEIRRLADNMVQLGKEGSQHAARQAASFVRGDDVIHKLFTELAYRYKDRAGGYTRLLRTRIRVGDAAPMAYIEFIDRENELRQAKAPTPQPPQRAPLDPWTRSRLSRQFAPPKEDKSGSDL; encoded by the exons ATGACTAAGTTCAGGAAATTGGGTCGACCCACCGGTCACCGAATGTCCATGCTCCG AACCATGGTCTCGCAGTTGGTGAAGCACGAGCGCATCGAAACTACTGTTGCCAAG GCGAAAGAGATCAGAAGACTCGCGGATAATATGGTGCAGCTTGGAAAGGAG ggaTCCCAACATGCTGCAAGACAAGCTGCTAGTTTTGTGCGAGGAGATGATGTCATTCACAAGTTGTTTACAGAACTAGCTTATCGGTACAA GGATAGAGCTGGGGGATACACCAGATTGCTTCGGACCCGTATTCGAGTGGGTGATGCTGCACCGATGGCCTATATCGA GTTTATTGACAGAGAAAATGAGCTTAGGCAGGCAAAGGCACCGACTCCTCAGCCACCACAGAGAGCACCCCTTGATCCCTGGACACGTTCTCGTCTCAGCAGGCAATTTGCTCCTCCTAAAGAGGATAAATCTGGATCTGATTTGTGA
- the LOC106798929 gene encoding LOW QUALITY PROTEIN: NAD(P)H-quinone oxidoreductase subunit 5, chloroplastic (The sequence of the model RefSeq protein was modified relative to this genomic sequence to represent the inferred CDS: inserted 4 bases in 4 codons; substituted 1 base at 1 genomic stop codon) encodes MEGPTPISALIHAATMVGCRYYGRXPREFFLIMNGISFIGIIMVVLGATLAIAQQDIKKNLAYSKMSQLGYXMVALGMGSYQAVIFHLITHVYLKVLFLGSRSIIHSMKTLVXIILMGSLTKHVPITKISFLVGMYSLWGIPPFTCIWYXDEILNDSWXVFTHFCNNNLLYSRISCILYVLDLFTCF; translated from the exons ATGGAAGGGCCTACTCCAATTTCCGCCCTTATACATGCTGCTACTATGGTAGGTTGCCGCTACTATGGTAGGTAGCCGCGggaatttttcttaataatgaACGGAATATCTTTTATAGGTATAATAATGGTAGTATTAGGAGCTACCTTAGCTATTGCTCAACAAGatattaagaaaaatttggCTTATTCCAAAATGTCTCAATTGGGTT AAATGGTAGCTCTCGGTATGGGATCTTATCAAGCTGTTATATTTCATTTGATTACTCATgtttatttaaaagtattatttttaggTTCTCGATCCATTATTCATTCAATGAAAACTCTTG ATATAATTCTTATGGGCAGCTTAACAAAACATGTACCAAtcacaaaaatttcttttttagtgGGTATGTATTCTCTTTGGGGTATTCCACCTTTTACCTGTATTTGGT AGGATGAGATTCTTAATGATAGTT TTGTATTCACCCATTTTTGCAATAATAACTTGTTGTATAGCAGGATTAGCTGCATTTTATATGTTTTGGATCTATTTACTTGTTTTTGA